Proteins encoded together in one Caballeronia sp. NK8 window:
- a CDS encoding DUF1800 family protein — MAIAPSLSPAAIAVNRFGLGARPGEPLPADPRGWLIEQADPPKSAYRPMPSGLSGQPSSAALAARFAERQRALRDASDADKPAVRKQYSEQIRDAYRDAVDARMTSALTTNTPFIERLVHFWANHFAVSIEKPPVAMLAGSFENEAIRPHVLGRFEDMLVAAERHPAMQIFLDQARSVGPDSPAAARAAMRNPDNRRGLNENLAREIMELHTLGVRSGYTQADVTEFARTLTGWSLGAMTAAAANNPNDPTPPGQFVFRPRLHEPGVRTVMSTQYAQVDEAQPLAVLHDLANARATAHHIAEKLARHFVADTPPPALVDQLANVFSDTGGDLPSVYRALIDAPQAWQPASAKFKTPWDWTVSSLRGLGRTDLQGVRAAPLLTQLGQQVWRPGSPAGYDDIAASWAAPDALVRRVELAQRFAARAGDRLDARTLGPQLLPGALSEATANAVSRAESAPTALALLLVSPDFLRR, encoded by the coding sequence ATGGCCATCGCGCCGTCACTCTCGCCTGCCGCCATCGCGGTGAACCGCTTCGGGCTCGGCGCGCGTCCGGGCGAGCCGCTGCCCGCCGATCCGCGCGGCTGGCTCATCGAACAGGCCGATCCACCCAAGAGCGCGTACCGACCGATGCCGTCCGGGCTGAGCGGCCAGCCATCGAGCGCCGCGCTCGCCGCGCGTTTCGCCGAACGCCAGCGCGCGCTGCGCGACGCGAGCGACGCCGACAAGCCCGCCGTGCGCAAGCAGTACAGCGAACAGATCCGCGACGCCTACCGCGATGCCGTCGATGCGCGCATGACGAGCGCGCTCACGACGAACACGCCTTTCATCGAACGCCTGGTGCATTTCTGGGCGAACCATTTCGCCGTGTCGATCGAAAAGCCGCCCGTCGCGATGCTCGCCGGATCGTTCGAGAACGAAGCGATCCGCCCGCATGTGCTCGGGCGTTTCGAGGACATGTTGGTCGCGGCAGAGCGGCATCCGGCGATGCAGATTTTTCTGGATCAGGCGCGCTCGGTCGGACCCGACAGTCCCGCCGCCGCGCGCGCCGCGATGCGCAATCCCGACAACCGGCGCGGGCTCAACGAAAACCTCGCGCGCGAGATCATGGAGCTGCATACGCTCGGCGTGCGCAGCGGCTACACCCAGGCCGACGTGACCGAGTTCGCCCGCACGCTCACCGGCTGGAGCCTCGGCGCGATGACGGCGGCAGCCGCGAACAATCCCAACGATCCGACGCCGCCCGGACAGTTCGTGTTCCGTCCGCGTCTGCACGAGCCGGGCGTGCGTACCGTGATGAGCACGCAATACGCGCAGGTTGACGAAGCGCAGCCGCTTGCCGTGCTGCACGATCTGGCGAACGCGCGCGCGACCGCGCATCACATCGCGGAGAAGCTCGCGCGCCATTTCGTCGCCGATACGCCGCCGCCCGCGCTCGTCGATCAGCTCGCGAACGTCTTCAGCGATACGGGCGGCGATCTGCCTTCGGTCTATCGCGCGCTGATCGACGCGCCGCAGGCGTGGCAGCCCGCGTCCGCCAAGTTCAAGACGCCGTGGGACTGGACCGTCTCATCGCTGCGCGGGCTCGGCCGCACCGATCTGCAAGGCGTGCGCGCCGCGCCGCTGCTCACGCAACTGGGCCAGCAGGTCTGGCGTCCCGGCTCGCCCGCCGGTTACGACGATATCGCCGCGAGCTGGGCCGCGCCCGATGCGCTCGTGCGCCGCGTCGAGCTTGCGCAGCGCTTCGCGGCGCGCGCGGGTGACCGGCTCGACGCCCGAACGCTCGGTCCGCAACTGCTTCCCGGTGCGCTGTCCGAGGCGACCGCGAATGCCGTGTCACGCGCCGAAAGCGCGCCGACCGCGCTCGCGCTGCTGCTCGTGTCGCCCGACTTTCTGAGGAGATGA
- a CDS encoding periplasmic heavy metal sensor, protein MSPRTLKTLAAVSLVLNVFLIGSIAGGAYRWFAQQRTEAAQPRGIRFAAADLSAERQRQLRDALRETRRASLPLIRDARDGRIDLAQSLAARDFDRRALDDALARTRQADAALRARIEGTVADFASTLTPDERLKLVAAMERYGPLRALPPDARPKQ, encoded by the coding sequence ATGAGTCCACGCACGCTGAAGACGCTCGCGGCGGTGTCGCTCGTGCTGAATGTGTTTCTGATCGGATCGATCGCGGGCGGCGCGTATCGATGGTTCGCGCAGCAGCGCACCGAAGCCGCGCAGCCGCGCGGCATCCGCTTCGCCGCCGCCGATCTCTCCGCCGAGCGCCAGCGCCAGTTGCGCGACGCGTTGCGCGAGACGCGCCGCGCGAGCCTGCCGCTGATCCGCGATGCACGCGACGGGCGTATCGATCTCGCGCAAAGCCTCGCGGCGCGCGACTTCGATCGCCGTGCGCTCGACGATGCCCTCGCCCGCACGCGCCAGGCCGATGCCGCGTTGCGCGCGCGTATCGAAGGCACGGTCGCGGACTTCGCGTCGACGCTCACGCCCGACGAACGGCTGAAGCTCGTCGCGGCGATGGAACGTTACGGTCCGCTGCGCGCCCTTCCACCTGACGCGCGGCCCAAGCAATGA
- a CDS encoding RNA polymerase sigma factor — translation MNEEEDPDTALIARVGNREAGAVREMVARKLPRIVALAARMLGDRDEADDVAQEAFLRIWKIAPKWRSGSARFDTWLHRVTLNLCYDRLRRHRETSVSDDWPEQADLAPLPDERLDTAHASAHIRRALATLPARQREALVLQYYQELSNAEAAAAMGVSVEALESLLGRARRNLRTALADLANTGDDAPKEHR, via the coding sequence TTGAACGAAGAAGAAGATCCGGATACCGCGCTCATTGCCCGCGTCGGCAATCGGGAAGCGGGAGCCGTCCGCGAGATGGTCGCGCGCAAGCTCCCGCGCATCGTCGCGCTCGCGGCGCGCATGCTCGGCGACCGTGACGAGGCCGACGACGTGGCTCAGGAAGCGTTCCTGCGCATCTGGAAGATCGCCCCGAAGTGGCGCTCCGGGTCCGCGCGCTTCGATACGTGGCTGCATCGCGTGACGCTCAATCTCTGCTATGACCGTCTGCGGCGTCATCGGGAGACGAGCGTGTCCGATGACTGGCCGGAGCAGGCCGATCTCGCGCCCCTGCCCGACGAACGTCTCGATACGGCGCACGCGAGCGCGCACATTCGGCGGGCGCTCGCCACGCTGCCCGCGCGCCAGCGCGAAGCGCTCGTGCTGCAGTACTACCAGGAACTGTCGAACGCGGAAGCGGCGGCGGCGATGGGCGTGAGCGTCGAGGCGCTCGAAAGCCTGCTCGGCCGCGCGCGGCGCAACCTCAGGACCGCGCTTGCGGATCTCGCGAATACCGGCGACGACGCCCCGAAGGAACATCGATGA
- a CDS encoding YXWGXW repeat-containing protein yields MLAPVIAVSFAALHSEPAHAQAIIIAPSAPPPARVEAPPPPRSGYAWDPGHWRWAHGGYVWAPGHWRPVRAGYRWIPGHWVQHGPNWRWVEGHWA; encoded by the coding sequence ATGCTCGCGCCGGTCATCGCGGTTTCATTCGCTGCCCTGCACAGCGAGCCCGCGCACGCGCAGGCCATCATCATCGCGCCGTCCGCGCCACCGCCGGCCCGCGTCGAAGCGCCTCCGCCGCCGCGCTCCGGTTACGCATGGGATCCGGGCCACTGGCGCTGGGCGCATGGCGGCTACGTCTGGGCGCCGGGACACTGGCGGCCGGTGCGCGCGGGTTATCGCTGGATTCCGGGACATTGGGTGCAGCACGGGCCGAACTGGCGCTGGGTCGAAGGGCACTGGGCGTGA